A segment of the Zingiber officinale cultivar Zhangliang chromosome 8B, Zo_v1.1, whole genome shotgun sequence genome:
AATCTGGTACTGTTGAACTTTGTACTCCGGTATatatatcattttaaaattaattgacgaattaattaaattgttgttAAGAAAGAAAATCAATTTATGGATTTGTGTTCTCAACAGGTACGACTACTGCTTCCTGAGGTACGACGATGAGAATTTCATCGGGGAGTCAGACACCGGCTACTCGCTCATCCTGTACAACGTGGAAAATGTGACGGGCGACGGCGACGCGTTCGACGCGGCGGTAGGGGAAGTGATGAGGAAGGCGCGGGCGGCGGCGGTGGCGCCGGGGACCGGAGGGCTGGGGAGGGAGACGACGGGGTTCTCGCCGTACGTGAATATCTACGGGCTTGCGCAGTGCACGCGGGACATCGGGGAATTGGCGTGCGGGCAGTGCACGGCGTCGGCGGTGGAGAGGTTTGCCGACTTCTGCGTGCATCGGAAGGGATGCCGTGTGTTGTACAGCAGCTGCATGGTGCGCTACGAGATCTACCCCTTCTTCTTCCCCATCGACTCCAAAAGAAGCAGTAGCAGCGGCAGCAACAGCATCAAAAGCGAAGATGAAGTTGGAAGCTATTCCATGGTCATTTTGTCACCATAAAAAAAGTTTATTGGTTCTAAATCCTCTGGTCATCTTCTTGGCTTAATTCTTCTTCGATGATTTTCATCACTACGAAGAGTGAACAGGGGTCAAATAACCTTTGTAACTTTGTCATGTTGTTTACTGGATCATCCTTTTTTATTAAAACCATAAAAAAAACATCTATTTTAagttttcatcaaaaaaaaaaaatccctattTTACCCTAAAAATTTAACACATTAATCAATTCATCCGTTTCTTCACCGAACATGCATACCCCTCAGACCTCAGTCAACGCATCCATCACAATGATGCAGCAACATCTTGTTTTTTTACAAGACCAGCTCAAATTAAATTGTTAGGGGACGTTTGATTTAGAGGAATAGGAGTAGGGAATAGGAATAGGAATTATTGATTGTAttattaatgtttggattataggaataggaatacaaataagggaatgaatccttgaaattgggtaataactcattcccatgtatctccccttcaatgagtcattatcctattttcatcaatcaaaatatttctttattccaaaaatacccttgacctaaaactaaaattttccctcttaatatcaaatatcaaaatatatttatttattttttctttcatatcacttctctctccttattctctctcatcatattttcgctctcatcattttatcacacactttctctctcctatcacactctctttcctctttttttctcattacactttctctttcatcatactttctctctcctcaatctctcccatcacactcactgttctcttttttttcatcacactttctctctcataatactttctctctcctcaatctctctcatcacactctctctcctctttttttcattacattttctctttcttcatcctctcccatcatactttctctcgcatcatattttctctctcatcttctctcatcatgctctctcctatcacactctcttttctcattttctctcatcacactttctcatcacactttttctctcatcattctctttcatcatatttttctctcacattcatctttctctcacatctaattttttcttttattttcctttaagggtaaaaaaggaaattttgatttattccgatagaaaatatgtaagtaaccaaacattacttttaagagtgatatccatgctcatatctattctcattccacaatacaatgattcccattccgattcctattcctaggaaggAACCAAATGCCCCCTTAGTTCACTATCCCGTTTGAAATCGACGAAAAATGAACCACGGATacataattttgaagttaactgTAAGAAGACTCCTAAGGAGAAACACTTCAAAAGGGGGTCATCTGTAAGATCAcaagatggtggagcaaaaaACCAGGAGCGTTAGCCAGCGTGCTAGGGGATCTCTTGGCACCATCATTCTAACGTTCAAATCAGTGAAATAGAGAAAAAATGTGAAAGATGGATAGTAGAATAATACAAGATGTATGCAAAACACatgtactgttggtgcaatatattccctaagtcaaggttgacctgctcaagcttgagttttgatatttggattttgatgtttgacaatacatagagactgataatacatgaagattgcaggtgtaatCGTTCATTTGGAgaaattgttggtacaattctcctctggtcaaggttgaccagttagatgtgaagaagaatcaagtaggtcaagactgactggatacttgactgggaagtcatggtgagtgaagccagacaattagaaaatcctggtgagtgaagccaggtgaaagacctagtgagtgaagctaggcagaggagaagtctcagtgagtgaagccaggtagttgggagatcctggtgagtgaagccagatgaaagacctagtgagtgaagctaggcagtatgaaaatcctagtgagtgaagctaggtgaaagtcctgatgagtgaagccagat
Coding sequences within it:
- the LOC122016531 gene encoding cysteine-rich repeat secretory protein 55-like, whose translation is MALIQLYHLILLCLFLPFSAYADNPIGYYCANPFNAGATQARINTVLSDIVAHASIGGFATSSSGRAPATTIYGLAQCRADVSSQDCSACLQDAAKALPAACPHLADARIWYDYCFLRYDDENFIGESDTGYSLILYNVENVTGDGDAFDAAVGEVMRKARAAAVAPGTGGLGRETTGFSPYVNIYGLAQCTRDIGELACGQCTASAVERFADFCVHRKGCRVLYSSCMVRYEIYPFFFPIDSKRSSSSGSNSIKSEDEVGSYSMVILSP